One Streptomyces sp. NBC_00193 DNA window includes the following coding sequences:
- a CDS encoding response regulator transcription factor — translation MRNVLIVEDDDGVAEALEQALTVHGYATCRTGTGAAALEHLDDASLVLLDLGLPDLEGHEVCRRIRERSCVPVIALSGRAGELDRVMALHMGADDFVAKPFGRYELMARIQAVIRRSGDCPRHHDAAAANEPEPAPDPVGEHEHEHPAGTGTGTGGILRAGPLSLDRRARKVYLDGTEVRITRKEFELLAMLLEEPGTVMERQDIMARVWDENWFGSTRTLDVHVGSLRSKLGSNDWIEAARGVGYRLTVPQPRAS, via the coding sequence ATGAGGAACGTACTGATCGTCGAGGACGACGACGGGGTCGCCGAGGCCCTGGAACAGGCGCTGACCGTGCACGGCTACGCCACGTGCCGCACCGGCACCGGCGCCGCGGCCCTGGAGCACCTGGACGACGCCTCCCTGGTCCTGCTCGACCTCGGCCTGCCCGATCTCGAGGGTCACGAGGTCTGCCGGCGGATCCGGGAGCGCTCCTGCGTCCCCGTCATCGCGCTGAGCGGCCGGGCCGGCGAACTGGACCGCGTGATGGCCCTGCACATGGGCGCCGACGACTTCGTGGCCAAGCCCTTCGGCCGCTACGAGCTGATGGCGCGCATCCAGGCCGTCATCCGGCGCTCCGGCGACTGCCCCCGGCACCACGACGCGGCCGCCGCGAACGAACCGGAGCCCGCGCCCGATCCCGTGGGCGAACACGAACACGAACACCCGGCCGGTACCGGTACCGGCACCGGCGGCATCCTGCGGGCGGGCCCGCTCAGCCTGGACCGGCGCGCCCGCAAGGTGTACCTCGACGGCACGGAAGTACGCATCACCCGCAAGGAGTTCGAGCTGCTGGCCATGCTGCTGGAGGAGCCCGGCACGGTCATGGAACGCCAGGACATCATGGCGCGGGTCTGGGACGAGAACTGGTTCGGTTCCACCCGCACGCTCGACGTCCACGTGGGCTCCCTGCGCAGCAAGCTCGGCAGCAACGACTGGATCGAGGCGGCCCGGGGCGTCGGCTACCGGCTGACCGTCCCGCAGCCGCGGGCGTCGTGA
- a CDS encoding acyl-CoA carboxylase subunit beta → MTTQQAADGVGAPPDRLGELARIKEETREGANPAATERQHAKGKLTARERIDLLLDKGSFSEVEGLRRHRATGFGLEDKRPYTDGVVTGWGEVDGRTVFVYAHDFRIFGGALGEAHAQKIHKVMDMAIAAGAPLVSLNDGAGARIQEGVSALAGYGGIFQRNTKASGVIPQISVMLGPCAGGAAYSPALTDFVFAVRDISQMFITGPDVVQAVTGEEVTQNGLGGADVHAGVSGVAHFVYDDEETCLAEVRYLLSLLPSNNRELPPDVHSEDSEDRHCDALLDTVPADGNRSYDIREVIAEITDDGDYMEVHAGWAPNLVVALARLGGQVVGIVANQPAAMAGVLDIKASEKGARFVQFCDAFNIPLVTLVDVPGFLPGVDQEHQGIIRRGAKLLYAYCNATVPRISVVLRKAYGGAYIVMDSRSIGVDIALAWPTNEIAVMGAEGAANVVFRREIAAADDPEAMRRQKIDEYKTELVHPYYAAERGLVDDVIDPRETRSALIRCLSMLRTKDAALPRRKHGNPPQ, encoded by the coding sequence GTGACGACACAGCAGGCCGCCGACGGGGTCGGCGCACCGCCCGACCGGCTCGGTGAACTGGCCCGCATCAAGGAAGAGACGCGCGAGGGCGCCAACCCGGCGGCCACCGAACGCCAGCACGCCAAGGGCAAGCTGACCGCGCGCGAGCGGATCGACCTCCTCCTGGACAAGGGGAGCTTCTCGGAGGTCGAGGGTCTGAGGAGGCACCGGGCGACCGGCTTCGGCCTGGAGGACAAGCGCCCCTACACCGATGGCGTGGTCACCGGCTGGGGCGAGGTCGACGGCCGCACCGTGTTCGTCTACGCCCATGACTTCCGGATCTTCGGAGGGGCGCTCGGCGAGGCCCATGCCCAGAAGATCCACAAGGTCATGGACATGGCCATCGCGGCGGGGGCCCCGCTGGTCTCGCTGAACGACGGGGCGGGCGCGCGCATCCAGGAGGGCGTCTCCGCGCTCGCCGGGTACGGCGGCATCTTCCAGCGCAACACCAAGGCCTCCGGCGTGATCCCGCAGATCAGCGTGATGCTCGGGCCGTGCGCCGGCGGCGCCGCGTACTCGCCGGCGCTCACCGACTTCGTCTTCGCCGTCCGCGACATCTCGCAGATGTTCATCACGGGTCCGGACGTGGTGCAGGCGGTCACCGGGGAGGAGGTCACGCAGAACGGCCTGGGCGGCGCCGACGTCCACGCCGGGGTCTCGGGCGTGGCCCACTTCGTGTACGACGACGAGGAGACCTGCCTCGCCGAGGTGCGCTACCTGCTCTCCCTGCTCCCCTCCAACAACCGCGAGCTGCCGCCGGACGTGCACAGCGAGGACAGCGAGGACCGGCACTGCGACGCGCTGCTCGACACGGTCCCGGCCGACGGGAACCGCTCGTACGACATCCGCGAGGTGATCGCGGAGATCACCGACGACGGCGACTACATGGAGGTCCACGCCGGGTGGGCGCCGAACCTGGTCGTGGCGCTGGCCCGGCTCGGCGGCCAGGTGGTGGGGATCGTCGCGAACCAGCCCGCGGCCATGGCCGGGGTCCTCGACATCAAGGCCAGCGAGAAGGGCGCGCGGTTCGTGCAGTTCTGCGACGCCTTCAACATCCCGCTGGTCACCCTCGTCGACGTACCCGGGTTCCTGCCGGGCGTCGACCAGGAGCACCAGGGCATCATCCGGCGCGGCGCGAAACTGCTGTACGCGTACTGCAACGCGACGGTGCCGCGGATCTCCGTGGTCCTGCGCAAGGCGTACGGCGGTGCGTACATCGTGATGGACTCCCGCTCGATCGGGGTGGACATCGCGCTGGCCTGGCCGACCAACGAGATAGCCGTGATGGGGGCCGAGGGCGCCGCCAACGTGGTCTTCCGGCGGGAGATCGCCGCCGCCGACGATCCCGAGGCGATGCGCCGGCAGAAGATCGACGAGTACAAGACCGAGCTGGTGCACCCCTATTACGCGGCCGAGCGCGGTCTCGTCGACGACGTGATCGACCCGCGCGAGACCCGCTCGGCACTGATCCGCTGCCTGTCGATGCTGCGTACGAAGGACGCCGCACTGCCCCGCCGCAAGCACGGCAACCCGCCCCAGTGA
- a CDS encoding acyl-CoA carboxylase subunit epsilon produces the protein MTEVRQAVHEKHAPFLVRVEKGSASPEEVAALTAVLLARAAEPDPGPDHGPLRRTAARWRRPERGGGFDGPRTWQARTHEPNA, from the coding sequence ATGACCGAGGTACGCCAAGCGGTACACGAGAAGCACGCACCGTTCCTGGTGCGGGTGGAGAAGGGCAGCGCGAGTCCGGAGGAGGTCGCCGCGCTCACCGCCGTTCTGCTGGCCAGGGCCGCGGAACCGGATCCCGGCCCGGACCACGGCCCGCTGCGGCGGACGGCGGCCCGCTGGCGCCGCCCCGAGCGGGGCGGCGGCTTCGACGGCCCCCGTACGTGGCAGGCCCGCACGCACGAGCCGAACGCCTGA
- a CDS encoding sensor histidine kinase KdpD has translation MNAPPEWEPEPPMVVVAAAHQMRGPLSSVRLRLELLQDRYLDAADPAPGREVAAILREVARLSEVLEQVLAWGAVEHAVARAETADALAVAGLRVEAWSAAARAGGTHLEIIGERAPLVQQPGTLEQTLDVLLDNALKVSPPGGTVRVSVGRDAPGEVAVDVCDEGPGMTREEIAHACEPFWRGRAGRGGRGSGLGLTIAAALLGASGGRLELGLRTGLPGLRARAVLPADTPAPTGPPQAPAPTARASPLVRTTS, from the coding sequence ATGAACGCGCCTCCCGAGTGGGAGCCGGAGCCGCCCATGGTCGTGGTGGCCGCCGCCCACCAGATGCGCGGCCCGCTGTCCTCCGTACGCCTGCGCCTCGAACTCCTCCAGGACCGCTACCTCGACGCGGCCGATCCCGCCCCGGGCCGGGAGGTGGCGGCCATCCTGCGCGAAGTGGCGCGGCTCTCCGAGGTCCTGGAACAGGTCCTGGCCTGGGGCGCGGTCGAGCACGCCGTGGCCCGGGCCGAGACCGCGGACGCCCTCGCCGTCGCGGGGCTGCGCGTGGAGGCGTGGTCCGCCGCGGCGCGGGCCGGCGGCACGCACCTGGAGATCATCGGAGAGCGGGCCCCCCTCGTCCAGCAGCCGGGCACGCTGGAGCAGACCCTCGACGTCCTGCTGGACAACGCGCTCAAGGTCTCCCCGCCGGGCGGGACCGTACGGGTGTCGGTGGGTCGCGATGCCCCCGGCGAGGTGGCCGTCGACGTCTGCGACGAGGGTCCGGGGATGACGCGCGAGGAGATCGCCCACGCCTGCGAACCCTTCTGGCGCGGCCGCGCGGGCCGCGGCGGCCGGGGCAGCGGCCTCGGACTGACGATCGCCGCCGCCCTGCTCGGCGCCTCGGGAGGCCGCCTCGAACTCGGTCTGCGCACGGGCCTTCCCGGCCTGCGCGCGAGGGCCGTCCTGCCCGCGGACACCCCCGCGCCCACCGGCCCGCCGCAGGCTCCGGCCCCCACCGCGCGGGCCTCGCCGTTGGTCCGCACGACCTCGTAG
- a CDS encoding 4'-phosphopantetheinyl transferase superfamily protein, with amino-acid sequence MSKPSGTARITAPDQDMHLWVCHPDLTEENEGALVTDELDAKEHKRAAAFIRPNDRLTYLSAHIALRRLLSAYTGIAPGQLQFGRDACPCCDRPHGRPVLRDSSLHFSLSHSHGVVLIGIATSTVGIDVQRVPSLETTNLCMPDLHPMEQKELAEIEEDTDRQLAFGRLWTRKEAYFKGLGTGLGRELSADYLGTDEGPDVADRPEGWVVQNLPSCPAHVAASALLTGGPHEITARFVTMEMLTAADALELIAAEPSMCSDIEPSADR; translated from the coding sequence ATGAGCAAGCCCTCCGGGACGGCCCGGATCACCGCACCGGACCAGGACATGCACCTGTGGGTGTGCCATCCGGACCTGACGGAGGAGAACGAGGGCGCCCTCGTCACGGACGAGCTCGATGCCAAGGAGCACAAACGGGCCGCCGCGTTCATCAGGCCGAACGACCGGCTGACCTATCTGTCGGCCCACATCGCGCTGCGGCGGCTGCTCTCCGCGTACACCGGCATCGCTCCGGGGCAGCTGCAGTTCGGCCGCGACGCCTGCCCCTGCTGCGACCGCCCGCACGGCCGGCCGGTGCTCCGCGACTCGTCGCTGCACTTCTCCCTGTCGCACAGTCACGGGGTGGTCCTCATCGGGATCGCGACCTCGACCGTGGGCATCGACGTGCAGCGGGTGCCGTCGCTGGAGACGACCAACCTGTGCATGCCCGATCTGCACCCGATGGAGCAGAAGGAACTCGCCGAGATCGAGGAGGACACGGACCGGCAGCTGGCCTTCGGCCGGCTCTGGACGCGCAAGGAGGCCTACTTCAAGGGCCTGGGCACCGGGCTCGGACGGGAGCTGTCCGCCGACTACCTGGGCACCGACGAAGGGCCGGACGTGGCCGACCGCCCCGAGGGCTGGGTCGTCCAGAACCTGCCGAGCTGCCCCGCCCACGTGGCGGCGTCGGCCCTGCTCACCGGCGGACCGCACGAGATCACCGCCCGCTTCGTGACGATGGAGATGCTGACCGCCGCCGACGCCCTGGAGCTGATCGCCGCGGAGCCGTCGATGTGCTCCGACATCGAACCGTCTGCCGACCGGTAG
- a CDS encoding FAD-dependent monooxygenase, whose amino-acid sequence MSQHGSREDRLDTDVVVVGAGPVGLMLAGELRLGGAAVTVLDRGEAPAPRPRACALHTRTMEILDGRGLLGPRGTPPREMRGHFGRWAASSGADVRRRLELRGVTVTEEHVEAEALGPEGTVRLRGRYLVGCDGVRSTVRRLTGARFPGRVLFAGDAARRRVPAGGRALDLGLQDAVNLGWKLAAAVRGWAPPGLLDSYDTERREAGRRVPATIRAQPHLPPGRATGTDPPRTLLGARIPHARLVTPWGPVMTTTAMLRPGRGLLLDLVGNPALRCAARPWADRVAFVTARPEPGAPPGPLHGTGAVLVRPDGHIVWTAPDRSGAALPRALLRWFGVAGQGPQALTGIED is encoded by the coding sequence ATGTCCCAGCACGGCTCGCGCGAAGACCGGCTGGACACCGATGTCGTCGTCGTGGGCGCGGGGCCCGTCGGGCTGATGCTCGCCGGTGAACTGCGCCTCGGCGGCGCCGCGGTGACCGTACTGGATCGCGGGGAGGCCCCGGCGCCGCGGCCGCGGGCCTGCGCCCTGCACACCCGCACCATGGAGATCCTCGACGGCCGGGGCCTGCTCGGCCCCCGGGGGACCCCGCCCCGCGAGATGCGGGGGCACTTCGGCAGGTGGGCGGCCTCCTCGGGCGCCGACGTGCGGCGCCGCCTCGAACTGCGCGGGGTCACCGTCACCGAGGAGCACGTGGAGGCGGAGGCGCTCGGACCCGAGGGCACCGTACGCCTGCGCGGCCGCTACCTCGTCGGATGCGACGGCGTGCGCAGCACCGTACGGCGCCTGACGGGGGCCCGGTTCCCCGGCCGGGTGCTGTTCGCGGGCGACGCCGCCCGGCGGCGGGTACCGGCCGGCGGGCGGGCGCTCGACCTCGGCCTGCAGGACGCGGTCAACCTCGGCTGGAAGCTGGCGGCGGCCGTACGCGGCTGGGCGCCGCCCGGCCTGCTCGACAGCTACGACACCGAGCGGCGGGAGGCCGGCCGCCGGGTGCCGGCCACCATCCGGGCCCAGCCGCACCTGCCGCCCGGCCGAGCGACCGGTACGGATCCTCCGCGCACCCTGCTCGGAGCGCGGATCCCGCACGCCCGGCTGGTCACGCCCTGGGGACCCGTCATGACGACGACGGCCATGCTGCGCCCGGGCCGCGGGCTCCTGCTGGACCTCGTCGGCAACCCGGCCCTGCGCTGCGCGGCCCGCCCCTGGGCGGACCGGGTCGCCTTCGTCACCGCCCGACCCGAGCCGGGTGCCCCGCCGGGCCCCCTGCACGGCACCGGCGCAGTCCTCGTACGGCCGGACGGCCACATCGTGTGGACCGCACCGGACAGGTCGGGGGCCGCCCTGCCACGGGCCCTGCTGCGGTGGTTCGGTGTCGCCGGACAGGGGCCACAGGCCCTGACCGGAATCGAAGACTGA
- a CDS encoding acyl carrier protein, with the protein MALRNTSTWLERLPDLPALRAADTGARIRIIEQYICQELTETLDIPPAYRINVRRPLRSQGVDSIMAIQLKRKLETALGVTVKAADLLRDDSVAEVAALLCALMPDRRESQVQFAATAGAGR; encoded by the coding sequence ATGGCACTACGGAACACAAGCACCTGGCTCGAACGGTTGCCCGATCTGCCCGCCCTGCGCGCCGCGGACACCGGGGCGCGCATACGGATCATCGAGCAGTACATCTGCCAGGAGCTCACGGAGACCCTCGACATCCCGCCCGCCTACCGGATCAACGTCCGCCGGCCGCTGCGCAGCCAGGGCGTGGACTCGATCATGGCCATCCAGCTCAAGCGGAAGCTGGAGACGGCGCTCGGCGTCACGGTGAAGGCGGCGGACCTGCTGCGCGACGACAGCGTGGCCGAGGTCGCCGCGCTGCTGTGCGCGCTGATGCCGGACCGCCGGGAATCCCAGGTCCAGTTCGCCGCGACGGCCGGCGCGGGCCGATGA